A region of Lycium barbarum isolate Lr01 chromosome 1, ASM1917538v2, whole genome shotgun sequence DNA encodes the following proteins:
- the LOC132602815 gene encoding cell division cycle 20.2, cofactor of APC complex-like, with the protein MDAGSLSSVSASKSKSRCPLQEQFLQRRNSRENLDRFIPNRSAMDMDYAHYMLTEAKKGKENPAVNSPSREAYRKQLAETFNMNRTRILAFKNKPPTPVEAIPNDFQSSVQQAKPAKARRYIPQTSERTLDAPDLVDDYYLNLLDWGSSNVLSIALGSTVYLWDASDGATSELVTVDEEMGPVTSVKWAPDGRHIALGLNNSDVQLWDTTANRLLRTMRGGHRSRVGALDWNNHILTTGGMDGQIINNDVRIRSPIVDTYQGHHQEVCGLKWSASGQQLASGGNDNLLHIWDRSMASTNSSTEWLHRLEDHTAAVKALAWCPFQGNLLASGGGGGDRSIKFWNTHTGACLNSIDTGSQVCALLWNKNERELLSSHGFTKNQLTLWKYPSMVKTAELTGHTSRVLFMAQSPDGCTVASAAGDETLRFWNVFGTPEVAKPAPKSNPEPFAHLNRIR; encoded by the exons ATGGATGCAGGATCATTAAGTTCTGTCTCAGCAAGTAAATCCAAATCTCGTTGCCCTCTCCAGGAACAATTTCTACAAAGGAGAAATTCTCGTGAGAAT TTGGATAGGTTCATTCCGAATCGATCAGCGATGGATATGGACTATGCACATTACATGTTGACAGAGGCAAAGAAAGGTAAGGAAAATCCAGCTGTTAATTCTCCCTCCAGAGAGGCATACAGGAAGCAGCTTGCAGAAACGTTCAACATGAACCGGACCCGTATACTCGCGTTCAAGAACAAGCCACCCACTCCTGTTGAGGCCATTCCAAACGACTTCCAATCATCCGTTCAACAGGCCAAGCCTGCTAAAGCCCGTCGATACATTCCACAG ACTTCTGAAAGGACACTAGATGCTCCAGATCTAGTAGATGACTACTATTTGAATTTATTAGATTGGGGCAGCAGCAATGTTCTTTCTATTGCTCTTGGCAGCACTGTATATCTGTGGGATGCATCTGATGGTGCTACTTCAGAACTGGTCACCGTTGATGAAGAAATGGGACCTGTTACAAGTGTAAAATGGGCTCCTGATGGTAGACATATTGCTCTTGGTCTGAACAATTCTGATGTTCAGCTCTGGGATACAACTGCAAATCGACTG CTGAGAACTATGAGAGGTGGTCACAGATCCCGAGTTGGCGCTCTAGATTGGAACAACCACATATTGACAACCGGGGGAATGGACGGTCAGATCATAAACAATGATGTGAGAATACGATCGCCAATTGTTGACACTTACCAAGGACATCATCAAGAAGTTTGTGGTTTAAAATGGTCAGCCTCTGGCCAACAATTAGCTAGTGGTGGAAATGATAATCTCCTCCATATATGGGACAGATCAATGGCTTCTACCAACTCATCAACAGAGTGGCTTCACAGGCTTGAAGATCATACTGCTGCTGTTAAGGCCCTTGCTTGGTGTCCTTTCCAGGGTAACTTATTAGCCTCTGGTGGTGGTGGCGGTGACAGGTCCATTAAGTTCTGGAACACCCATACTGGTGCTTGCTTGAATTCTATTGATACGGGCTCTCAGGTTTGTGCCTTGCTATGGAACAAGAACGAACGTGAGCTACTAAGTTCTCATGGTTTTACAAAGAATCAGCTCACACTTTGGAAGTACCCTTCCATGGTAAAGACAGCCGAGCTTACTGGTCACACTTCCAGAGTTCTTTTTATGGCACAA AGTCCAGATGGTTGCACAGTGGCATCTGCAGCTGGGGATGAAACTCTTAGATTTTGGAATGTATTCGGAACTCCCGAAGTTGCAAAGCCTGCACCAAAGTCAAACCCTGAGCCATTCGCTCACCTGAACCGTATTCGGTGA